A genome region from Pseudoalteromonas tetraodonis includes the following:
- a CDS encoding GAF domain-containing hybrid sensor histidine kinase/response regulator gives MIKASTPEDELSRLKDLYEYDVLDTEAEKSFDDLTQLASDICETPISLISLVDPDRQWFKSKHGIDVAETARDISFCSHAILENQVFEVQNALTDTRFHDNPLVTNDPNIRFYAGAPLITPRGNAIGTLCVISDKPKKLSSKQINALTVLSKEVIAQLELRLNNKKLFMALEKQKEHNKELEKLKEAADIANNTKSKFLANMTHELRTPLHGILNLAEFAISETTTEEKNSTLKSILKSAHYLSNIVNDILDFSKIEAGKLEIEHINFSLNEVISDVIKPQLQQASAKGIKLITSIDPKIADNLKGDPLRISQILNNLCSNAIKFTNFGQVELKISVKNSTLQTQVLTFEVIDTGLGINENVQEHLFKEFHQADSSTSRKYGGTGLGLSICARLSELMQGHLSFTSKIDKGSTFTYEQSFEIALLPPTSKQCTDITNLQGSTVLIAEDNKINQLIIVKMLKAHNANLIIAEDGKECVKYFKEHSVDLIFMDIQMPEMDGIKATQAIRALPTGKTVPIIAMTANTLKQDIEHYLDIGMDGYLTKPFDKAKINSLLNVYNPKNLNLKNLAVKISDPNVSSDRKLKQICKELKALIPNANRVSLWLFNKEYSTLNCLICLDENNDVSSGTVLYTENSPAYFNYILANQVLDASDARNNEVTKPFSHSYFEPLDIYSLLDYIYTLNSKPLGVICCESVGSKVTWSQADKKSLIKVADVTNLFLSKQIKHE, from the coding sequence ATGATAAAAGCGTCAACACCTGAGGATGAACTATCACGGCTAAAAGACTTATATGAGTATGACGTTTTAGACACTGAAGCTGAAAAATCCTTTGACGATTTAACCCAGCTTGCATCTGATATTTGCGAAACGCCAATCTCACTAATAAGTCTTGTTGATCCTGACAGGCAATGGTTTAAGTCAAAGCATGGTATTGATGTAGCCGAAACCGCACGAGATATCTCGTTTTGTTCTCACGCAATTCTAGAAAACCAAGTATTCGAAGTTCAAAATGCACTTACTGACACCCGCTTTCACGATAATCCCTTAGTTACAAACGACCCAAATATTCGCTTTTATGCAGGTGCACCGCTCATCACACCAAGAGGAAACGCTATAGGTACGTTGTGTGTTATTAGCGATAAACCAAAAAAGCTTTCAAGCAAACAAATAAATGCACTCACGGTTTTGAGCAAAGAGGTCATTGCGCAATTAGAGCTTCGGCTTAATAATAAAAAGCTGTTTATGGCGTTAGAAAAACAAAAAGAGCACAATAAAGAGCTAGAAAAGTTAAAAGAAGCCGCGGATATCGCCAATAACACAAAGAGTAAATTTTTGGCAAATATGACTCATGAGCTGAGAACCCCATTACATGGAATTTTAAATTTAGCTGAGTTTGCGATCTCAGAGACCACAACAGAGGAAAAAAACAGCACCTTAAAAAGCATATTAAAGTCAGCACATTACTTATCAAATATTGTTAACGATATTTTAGACTTTTCTAAAATTGAGGCTGGCAAATTAGAAATTGAACATATCAACTTCAGTCTTAATGAGGTTATTAGCGATGTAATAAAACCCCAGTTACAGCAGGCATCTGCTAAAGGCATAAAGCTGATTACATCGATAGACCCTAAAATAGCAGACAATTTAAAAGGCGATCCTCTTCGGATTTCGCAAATTTTAAATAACCTGTGCTCAAATGCGATTAAATTTACCAACTTTGGCCAAGTAGAGCTGAAGATAAGTGTTAAAAATAGTACATTGCAAACACAAGTACTCACCTTTGAAGTTATTGATACAGGCCTTGGTATTAATGAGAATGTTCAAGAGCATTTATTTAAAGAGTTTCATCAGGCCGACTCATCAACCTCAAGGAAATATGGAGGCACAGGCTTAGGCTTATCAATTTGCGCTCGTTTAAGTGAGTTAATGCAGGGGCACCTTAGCTTTACCAGCAAAATAGATAAGGGCTCCACGTTTACCTATGAGCAAAGCTTTGAGATTGCTTTATTGCCACCAACCTCGAAGCAGTGCACTGATATAACAAACCTTCAAGGTAGTACTGTTTTAATTGCCGAAGATAATAAAATAAATCAGCTTATTATTGTCAAAATGCTCAAAGCACATAATGCTAATTTAATTATCGCAGAGGACGGTAAAGAATGCGTTAAGTACTTCAAGGAGCACTCGGTAGACTTAATTTTCATGGATATACAAATGCCTGAAATGGATGGCATAAAAGCTACGCAAGCTATTAGAGCGCTTCCTACAGGTAAAACCGTTCCGATTATAGCTATGACAGCAAATACCCTAAAACAAGACATTGAGCATTATTTAGATATTGGTATGGATGGCTACTTAACTAAACCGTTTGATAAAGCTAAGATCAATAGCTTACTCAATGTTTATAATCCTAAAAACCTCAACCTAAAAAACTTAGCAGTAAAAATTAGCGATCCTAATGTTTCTAGCGACCGGAAGCTAAAGCAAATATGCAAAGAGTTAAAAGCGCTTATTCCCAATGCTAATCGAGTGAGCCTTTGGTTATTTAATAAGGAATACAGTACATTAAATTGCTTAATTTGCCTTGATGAAAATAATGACGTGTCAAGTGGAACTGTTCTATACACAGAAAACTCCCCTGCTTATTTCAACTATATTTTAGCTAACCAAGTACTCGACGCTTCTGATGCCAGAAATAACGAAGTAACCAAGCCATTCTCTCACTCTTACTTTGAGCCACTCGATATTTATTCTTTACTT
- a CDS encoding GGDEF domain-containing protein — protein sequence MDIKDINIALLEKCNFLLMVFDNHDQLSYLSDGWSELNITTKNMPTIESLYACCTTQSKTLLQQQILALKSQHNELDQFDIELTFATDYSIKLNCCLHNVDQNQHQYMVLVFNQHFSQVSSVISNNELQTIIENAGEVLKVGYWQLDCNSNQLFWTDEIYTIHGVAPSRYSPQLDTAINFYHADDKPKIASAVENALLTGQEWSCIKLRVVDDDQQERTVISSGNVSRNKNGEITKLYGIFQDITGSEKIALERDFLVTALKETTVGMVIADKNKHVIWVNGSFEKMTGYSLFEVEGKKLGSILQGENTDLKTIAKLKTHLKKGLPISTRILNYTKSGEPYWNELAISPIYRDGKIAYYFAVQNDVSKEINIEHKLIALNTSLEQRIQARTQELFTLNKELEKQANVDPLTGCLNRRTLYRFLTDELLKTQDENTYISLLMLDIDHFKAINDNYGHEAGDKGLKELANILHGLTRKNDAVFRLGGEEFLIIMPNTNKAEAKQAAERIKNAVNEHKVYYRNKNISFTVSIGLLTHDGTISLQSSLKYVDDYLYEAKNSGRNKIVD from the coding sequence ATGGATATTAAAGACATAAATATTGCACTGCTAGAAAAATGCAACTTTCTTTTAATGGTATTTGATAACCATGATCAGCTCAGTTATCTCTCAGATGGGTGGTCAGAGCTAAATATTACAACCAAAAACATGCCAACCATTGAAAGCCTGTATGCCTGTTGTACAACTCAAAGCAAAACACTATTACAACAACAAATTCTCGCACTAAAATCGCAACATAATGAGTTAGACCAATTTGATATTGAGCTCACATTTGCAACCGATTACTCTATTAAACTGAATTGCTGCTTACATAATGTGGATCAAAACCAACACCAATATATGGTTTTAGTTTTTAACCAGCATTTTTCCCAAGTGTCCTCTGTTATTAGTAATAACGAATTACAAACCATCATAGAAAACGCAGGCGAAGTTTTAAAAGTAGGTTATTGGCAGCTCGACTGTAATAGCAACCAATTATTTTGGACCGATGAAATTTACACTATCCATGGTGTTGCCCCTAGTCGCTATTCACCACAGTTAGATACTGCAATAAACTTTTATCATGCAGATGATAAGCCCAAAATAGCCAGCGCTGTCGAAAATGCGCTTTTAACGGGGCAAGAATGGAGTTGTATAAAATTACGTGTTGTAGATGACGACCAACAAGAACGCACTGTGATATCAAGCGGTAACGTATCAAGAAATAAAAATGGTGAAATTACTAAGCTATACGGCATTTTTCAGGATATAACAGGAAGTGAAAAAATAGCCCTTGAACGAGACTTTTTAGTTACCGCACTCAAAGAAACTACGGTAGGAATGGTCATTGCCGATAAAAATAAGCATGTTATTTGGGTTAATGGATCATTCGAAAAAATGACAGGGTATAGCCTTTTTGAAGTTGAAGGCAAAAAGCTCGGCTCTATTTTACAAGGTGAAAACACTGATTTAAAAACGATAGCTAAACTTAAAACTCACCTCAAAAAAGGGCTGCCTATAAGCACCCGAATTTTAAACTACACCAAAAGTGGGGAACCCTATTGGAATGAGTTGGCAATATCGCCGATTTATAGAGATGGAAAAATCGCTTATTACTTTGCGGTGCAAAACGATGTAAGCAAAGAAATAAACATAGAACACAAACTCATAGCCCTTAATACCAGTTTAGAGCAAAGAATACAGGCACGCACTCAAGAACTATTTACACTTAACAAAGAGTTAGAAAAACAGGCTAATGTAGACCCACTTACAGGATGTTTAAATAGGCGAACCTTATACAGGTTCCTTACCGATGAGCTATTAAAAACACAAGATGAAAATACCTATATTTCATTATTAATGCTCGATATAGATCACTTTAAAGCCATAAATGATAACTACGGCCACGAAGCTGGAGATAAGGGTTTAAAAGAACTCGCTAATATTTTACATGGCCTCACCAGAAAAAATGACGCCGTATTTCGCCTTGGCGGTGAAGAGTTTTTAATTATTATGCCTAACACAAACAAAGCCGAAGCTAAGCAAGCCGCTGAGCGTATTAAAAACGCAGTGAATGAACATAAAGTTTACTATCGTAATAAAAATATTAGCTTTACTGTCAGTATTGGACTGCTTACCCACGATGGCACAATTAGCCTACAAAGCAGCTTAAAATACGTTGATGACTATTTATACGAGGCAAAAAATAGTGGTCGAAATAAAATTGTTGATTGA
- a CDS encoding metal-dependent hydrolase family protein produces the protein MSIFRLSVITSIFLAANFCASNAQANTKVIHAGELLSVPGEKSQQKQTVVIENGKIVSVSAGFLPASRFGDDAQLIDLSTSFVMPGLMDMHVHLQGELGPDNKKELVEMSDADVAMRSVHFANKTLMAGFTTVRDVGSQSEQMYALRKGVANGWVNGPRIIAGAGVTITGGHLDVDGMSPDLLTIKTPPTVCDGAVECRKKTRYAIKYGADLIKVASTGGVLSDTTTGTGQQMEDDELKAIVKTAHGLGRKVASHAHAAQGINAALRAGVDSIEHGSYTDEEGIKLFKETGAYLVPTLLAGDTVVNMAKNSDFMSAPIKAKATRVGGDMLNNFTKAYKAGVKIAFGTDSGVSKHGINAKEAVLMYEAGMSTSDILKSATVNAADLIDMSQSLGTIEPGKFADIIALDSSPLSDISALMDVDFVMKEGVIFKQQ, from the coding sequence ATGAGCATATTTCGATTGAGTGTTATTACCTCGATTTTTTTAGCCGCAAATTTTTGCGCCAGCAATGCACAAGCCAATACTAAAGTGATTCATGCGGGAGAGCTATTAAGCGTCCCTGGCGAAAAATCACAGCAAAAACAAACTGTAGTAATAGAAAATGGCAAAATAGTGTCTGTATCCGCTGGTTTTTTACCGGCCTCTCGATTTGGTGATGATGCCCAATTAATCGATTTATCGACCAGCTTTGTTATGCCAGGGCTTATGGATATGCATGTGCATTTACAAGGTGAGCTTGGGCCAGATAATAAAAAAGAACTGGTTGAAATGTCTGATGCAGATGTTGCAATGCGCAGTGTTCATTTTGCTAATAAAACCCTAATGGCGGGATTTACCACCGTGCGTGATGTAGGTAGCCAAAGCGAGCAAATGTACGCATTACGAAAAGGGGTGGCGAATGGTTGGGTTAATGGTCCGCGTATTATTGCCGGTGCTGGAGTTACTATTACTGGTGGGCATTTAGATGTTGATGGTATGAGTCCTGATTTACTCACCATAAAAACGCCACCAACAGTGTGTGATGGCGCAGTTGAGTGTCGTAAAAAAACACGTTATGCAATTAAGTATGGGGCGGATTTAATTAAAGTGGCCTCTACCGGTGGTGTGCTTTCTGATACCACCACGGGGACAGGTCAACAAATGGAAGACGATGAGCTCAAAGCCATTGTAAAAACTGCACATGGGTTAGGACGAAAAGTAGCAAGCCATGCCCATGCTGCACAAGGTATTAATGCCGCACTTCGTGCAGGGGTTGATAGCATTGAACACGGCAGTTACACCGATGAAGAGGGCATTAAGCTCTTTAAAGAAACCGGCGCTTACCTTGTACCAACGTTGTTAGCTGGCGATACCGTGGTTAATATGGCAAAAAATTCAGATTTTATGTCTGCACCTATTAAGGCTAAAGCAACGAGAGTGGGGGGTGATATGCTCAACAACTTTACTAAGGCTTACAAAGCCGGCGTTAAAATTGCTTTTGGTACTGACAGTGGCGTATCAAAGCACGGTATTAACGCAAAAGAAGCCGTATTGATGTATGAAGCCGGTATGAGTACCTCCGATATTTTAAAGTCGGCAACCGTCAATGCTGCTGATTTAATTGATATGAGCCAGAGTTTAGGCACTATAGAGCCTGGTAAGTTTGCCGATATTATTGCCTTAGATTCCAGCCCACTTAGCGATATTAGCGCTTTAATGGATGTTGATTTTGTGATGAAAGAAGGCGTAATTTTCAAACAACAATAA
- a CDS encoding alpha/beta hydrolase, whose translation MKSLVVLFFSVWPLLANSASQQPVEFPDVENNVAYAKVASLGFNLADEKIAYGSDESQYALLWRAKQALVQTPLVILLHGGCWLSEYDIKHTYALSTGLAQAGFNVWSLEYRRSGTSGGGWPATFNDIKAGILAASTYNNGEFKLADSVAVGHSAGGHLALLAGGEISQLKGVIGLAPITDIKAYARGNNSCQKVTKDFMQGMPTDKPKAYTQANPSEQPLHPQSIILQGDKDAIVPAFNLAQLKRPVVMLEGVGHFDWIHPGTEAFSTLIKNLNEI comes from the coding sequence TTGAAGAGCTTAGTGGTTTTATTTTTTAGTGTATGGCCTTTGTTAGCAAATAGTGCCTCGCAGCAACCAGTTGAATTTCCTGATGTTGAAAATAATGTGGCTTATGCAAAAGTAGCTTCATTGGGATTTAACTTAGCCGATGAAAAAATAGCCTACGGCAGTGATGAGTCACAGTACGCATTACTTTGGCGCGCAAAGCAAGCACTGGTGCAAACGCCGTTAGTTATTTTACTCCATGGTGGCTGTTGGCTTAGTGAGTACGATATTAAACACACGTATGCGTTAAGTACGGGGCTTGCACAAGCTGGTTTTAATGTGTGGTCATTAGAGTATCGAAGAAGTGGTACAAGCGGTGGTGGCTGGCCTGCAACGTTTAATGATATAAAAGCCGGTATTTTAGCGGCAAGTACTTACAATAATGGCGAGTTTAAATTAGCTGACTCGGTTGCTGTAGGGCACTCTGCTGGTGGACATTTAGCACTGCTTGCAGGTGGTGAAATAAGCCAGCTTAAAGGCGTTATTGGCTTAGCCCCTATTACTGATATAAAAGCATATGCACGTGGTAATAACAGCTGTCAAAAAGTGACAAAAGATTTTATGCAAGGTATGCCAACTGATAAACCTAAGGCTTACACGCAAGCTAACCCGAGTGAGCAGCCACTTCATCCCCAAAGCATTATTTTACAAGGCGACAAAGATGCCATTGTCCCCGCTTTTAATTTAGCGCAGCTTAAACGCCCGGTGGTGATGCTCGAAGGCGTGGGGCATTTTGATTGGATCCACCCAGGAACTGAGGCATTTAGTACACTAATAAAAAATTTAAATGAGATATAA